A window from Symphalangus syndactylus isolate Jambi chromosome 22, NHGRI_mSymSyn1-v2.1_pri, whole genome shotgun sequence encodes these proteins:
- the LOC134735575 gene encoding fatty acyl-CoA reductase 2-like encodes MVLDNTVIDEISPKRIGDCPNTYTYSKALREVAVQQESRKLTITILRPSIVGATWHELFPRWVDNLNGCSRLIIAAGKGFLLAIKATPMAVGDLLPIPVDTAIRLPLAVGWCTAVHRPKSMLVYHCTSGNLNPCNWGKMRFQVLATFEIPIPFERALRRPYADFTTSNFTTQYWNAISHQAAAIIYNFYLWLTGRKPRLF; translated from the exons ACAACACTGTTATTGACGAGATCAGTCCCAAGCGGATTGGAGATTGTCCCAATACTTACACCTATAGCAAGGCCTTGAGAGAAGTGGCGGTGCAGCAGGAGAGCAGGAAGCTAACCATCACCATCCTAAGGCCCTCCATTGTGGGAGCAACGTGGCATGAGCTTTTCCCG cgtTGGGTTGATAATCTAAATGGATGTAGCCGACTCATTATTGCG GCTGGGAAAGGGTTTCTTCTGGCCATAAAAGCTACTCCAATGGCTGTGGGAGACTTACTTCCAATTCCAGTTGATACAGCCATCCGTCTCCCACTAGCTGTAGGATGGTGTACTGCAGTTCACAG acCTAAGTCAATGTTAGTCTACCACTGTACATCTGGTAACCTCAATCCCTGCAATTGGGGCAAAATGA gatTCCAGGTCTTGGCAACCTTTGAAATTCCAATTCCATTTGAGAGAGCTTTGAGGAGGCCGTATGCTGATTTCACCACCAGCAACTTCACAACCCAGTACTGGAATGCCATCAGCCACCAGGCCGCTGCCATCATCTATAACTTCTATCTGTGGCTCACTGGAAGGAAACCCAG